The following are from one region of the Odontesthes bonariensis isolate fOdoBon6 chromosome 16, fOdoBon6.hap1, whole genome shotgun sequence genome:
- the pwwp2a gene encoding PWWP domain-containing protein 2A, which produces MAAVAAEPGAAAVPTTTATAATDEDGPAEPVPVGPGHLGAPAEANGPAAELSAPRAEDGADGEGRHVRPELEPAAGKAPPESDLPGDRVGLDRFSPGAEHGGGGPYAVFLHSFPDPPPVTEAGLSLAEPAEPNSGGTEELSSRGGHDSTNPPGRSPKRRPAEDSPRPEPVLLDLSPGTEVRVSLDHVIDDALVVSFRLGEQVFSGVLMDVSKRFGPYGIPITVFPRRDDRSRLPISMQPVVGDNAASTKQEEDIAMAPPSPPPPTPSHSWPSKPPPLFQEGAPYPPPLFIRDTYNQALPQPPARKIKRPKRRYRCEEPTSIMNAIKLRPRQVLCDKCKGVVASGGYREARRGSVDLRSEEASRRRRAADGPISSEVKRLRNDDKAGRVSSSSSRRVLRGVASSSSRLKLNSEKVLNKGSAERSKAQQVLGKLARSPPAAPQKQDHSKAVTRAAALQNQKVHLTRRLQRLGGAAISGHSGPPPRMRLKPQRYRTDEAPRLTPPLPEPGPAPTQPGPAPTQAATHPPSVTDPPTLPSHSVAMETQEAEDKEAEQGAPPCSASLSLDSSHSECSSTETFDPALPEGPPSSASPFVPASFSSSAAPLTADGEDEEDSGELKRRRKSPSSSSSSSSSSSSMFSKSVTKVTLPDGRTVCVGDIVWAKIYGFPWWPARVLGITVARRGDTGLAVRQEARVSWFGSPTTSFLPLAQLSPFLETFQLRFDRKRKGPYRRAIAEAASAAKQLTPEVRSLLTQFET; this is translated from the exons ATGGCGGCCGTGGCTGCAGAGCCAGGAGCTGCGGCGGTTCCGACCACAACGGCGACCGCGGCGACGGACGAGGACGGCCCCGCAGAGCCCGTTCCTGTCGGCCCGGGACACCTCGGAGCCCCGGCGGAGGCCAACGGCCCGGCCGCGGAGCTATCCGCTCCCCGGGCGGAGGACGGTGCGGACGGGGAGGGCCGCCATGTCAGGCCGGAGCTGGAGCCCGCGGCGGGAAAAGCCCCGCCGGAGAGCGACCTCCCGGGGGACCGGGTCGGCCTGGACCGGTTCTCCCCGGGAGCAGAGCACGGCGGCGGCGGGCCCTACGCCGTCTTCCTGCACTCCTTCCCCGACCCGCCGCCCGTCACCGAGGCCGGCCTGTCGCTGGCCGAGCCGGCGGAACCGAACTCAGGTGGCACCGAGGAGCTGTCGAGCCGCGGCGGTCACGACTCCACCAACCCCCCCGGTCGGTCACCGAAGAGACGCCCGGCGGAGGACTCCCCCCGTCCCGAGCCGGTCCTCCTGGATCTGAGCCCCGGAACCGAGGTCCGGGTGTCCCTGGACCACGTCATCGATGACGCGCTGGTGGTTTCTTTCCGGCTGGGAGAGCAGGTGTTCTCCGGGGTTCTGATGGACGTTTCCAAAAG GTTCGGACCGTACGGGATTCCCATCACCGTGTTTCCTAGACGTGATGACCGGAGTCGACTTCCCATTTCTATGCAGCCTGTTGTCGGGGACAACGCTGCGTCCACCAAACAGGAAGAGGACATCGCTATGGCCCCGCCCTCGCCGCCGCCTCCAACCCCCTCTCACTCCTGGCCCTCCAAACCGCCGCCACTGTTCCAGGAGGGGGCGCCATATCCGCCTCCTCTGTTCATCAGGGACACCTACAACCAGGCCTTACCTCAGCCGCCGGCACGCAAGATCAAACGGCCAAAGCGGCGATACCGCTGCGAAGAGCCCACTTCTATCATGAACGCCATCAAGCTCCGCCCCCGCCAGGTTCTCTGTGATAAGTGCAAAGGCGTGGTGGCGTCGGGCGGATACCGCGAGGCGCGGCGGGGCTCGGTGGACCTGAGGAGTGAGGAGGCGTCACGGCGGCGGAGGGCGGCGGACGGGCCCATCTCCTCTGAGGTGAAACGACTGAGGAACGACGACAAGGCCGGGCGTGTGTCATCGTCGTCGTCACGCCGTGTCCTGAGAGGCGTGGCTTCGTCCTCCTCGCGCCTGAAGCTGAACTCTGAAAAGGTTCTGAACAAAGGTTCTGCTGAGCGCTCCAAAGCCCAGCAGGTCCTCGGCAAGCTGGCCCGGAGTCCGCCGGCGGCGCCCCAGAAACAGGACCACTCCAAGGCCGTGACCCGCGCGGCCGCCCTGCAGAACCAGAAGGTGCACCTGACGCGGCGCCTGCAGCGCCTGGGCGGCGCCGCCATCAGCGGCCACTCGGGCCCTCCGCCCAGAATGCGCCTCAAACCACAAAGGTACCGTACAGACGAGGCGCCGCGGTTAACTCCGCCTTTACCTGAACCAGGCCCCGCCCCCACACAGCCAGGCCCCGCCCCCACACAGGCAGCCACCCACCCCCCCTCAGTTACAGATCCTCCCACGCTGCCCTCCCACAGTGTTGCTATGGAGACGCAGGAGGCCGAGGACAAAGAGGCGGAGCAGGGAGCTCCTCCCTGCTCCGCCTCTTTGTCGCTTGACTCCTCCCACTCAGAGTGCAGCTCCACAGAGACCTTTGACCCCGCCCTCCCTGAAGGCCCGCCCTCCTCCGCCTCCCCCTTTGTCCCcgcctccttctcttcctccgcTGCTCCCCTCACGGCCGATGGCGAGGACGAGGAGGACAGCGGTGAGCTGAAGAGGCGTCGGAAGTCGCCGtcgtcttcctcctcctcttcgtcGTCGTCGTCCTCCATGTTTTCCAAGTCGGTGACGAAGGTCACGCTGCCGGACGGTCGCACCGTGTGCGTCGGCGACATCGTGTGGGCGAAGATCTATGGCTTCCCGTGGTGGCCGGCGCGTGTGCTCGGCATCACGGTGGCGCGGCGCGGCGACACGGGGCTGGCGGTGCGGCAGGAGGCTCGCGTGTCCTGGTTCGGCTCGCCGACCACGTCCTTCCTGCCGCTCGCGCAGCTCTCGCCGTTTCTTGAGACATTCCAGCTGCGCTTCGACAGGAAGAGGAAGGGGCCGTACCGCCGTGCCATAGCCGAGGCCGCCAGCGCCGCCAAGCAGCTCACGCCGGAGGTCCGCTCGCTGTTGACGCAGTTCGAGACGTAG